The Chlorocebus sabaeus isolate Y175 chromosome 22, mChlSab1.0.hap1, whole genome shotgun sequence genome segment CTGCTGATTTGAATATGATAATTAAAATCAATTTAGGGAAACAGAGTTTATTCATGAAACACTATCTTTGCCAGTGGAAAAACTAGCAACTTTAACTGGaactgttaattttatatttaccatTTGATCATTCACCTTAAAACATGAACGTTACCTTCAGTATTATCATCAGTTCATAAAAACTTCGCTAACTGGTCTAACCTATTCTTCCATTTACTGCTTCGTTTATCTTTACATCAAAATATATTGTATGTTTATTTAATCTCTGTATCACTCCAGGAAATTTAAGTTCAAGAAAGCAGGAAATTTGTTTATAAGTACTGTATCTATCATGGGTGCctgagaaataataatatttgaatCACTTCCTTGGTCGAAACAGTTCATTTGGGAGtcaatatttacttaaaaaatattaccTAATGGGCCAGAACCACCATCTTCCAGtaatttgccaaaatgatgaacacaaagggaaagaggagaggcacTCGATATATGTTCTCTaggccttttagaaaacatggagtTGTTCCTTTGGCCACGTATATGCGAATCTATAAGAAAGGTGATATCGTAGACATCAAGGGAATGGGCactgttcaaaaaggaatgcCCCACAAGTGTTACCATGGCAAAACTGGAAGAGTCTACATTGTTACCCAGCATGCTATTGGCATTGTTGTAAACAAACAAGTTAAgggcaagattcttgccaagagaattaatgtGCGTATTGAGCACATTAGGCACTCTAAGAGCCAAGATAACTTCCTGAAACAtgtgaaggaaaatgatcagatAAAGAAAGAAGCCGAAGAGAAAGGTACCTGGGTTCAACTGAAGTGCCAGCCGGCTCCACCCAGAGAAGCACACTTTGTGAGAACCAACGggaaggagcctgagctgctggaaccTATTCCCTATGAATTCTTGGCATAATaggtgttaaaaaaaataaaataataaaacaaaagacctctgggctgaaaaaaaaaattacctaacaATTACTTCAGattatattttttacaaaaataatgtactcctaataaaacaaagtttattttgTATGCAAAACTGTGATTTACTACTAACTTTGAAGGATTTGCTCTATTTTCAAGCCATCCAAGACAATGTTGAATTAATAGGCAGGATCCAAAAAGAAGACATGAAAAATGAACAACGTATCTTTCATAATTTGTTGAATAATCAACTGTATTACAACAAAGGGTGTCCTTTATTATTAGTTTCTCAGTGAATATTGTGCCAACAAGGA includes the following:
- the LOC103228571 gene encoding large ribosomal subunit protein eL21-like, translating into MMNTKGKRRGTRYMFSRPFRKHGVVPLATYMRIYKKGDIVDIKGMGTVQKGMPHKCYHGKTGRVYIVTQHAIGIVVNKQVKGKILAKRINVRIEHIRHSKSQDNFLKHVKENDQIKKEAEEKGTWVQLKCQPAPPREAHFVRTNGKEPELLEPIPYEFLA